In a single window of the Terrirubrum flagellatum genome:
- a CDS encoding ABC transporter ATP-binding protein, which yields MAALVLEVTNLSVRLPSGADRLHAIENATFAVGAGEIVCVVGESGSGKSVTSFAVMGLLPQTLRQNVSGSIKLCGEELVGAAPDRLRALRGARMSMIFQEPMTALNPMARVGDQIAEVMTIHGRRAGSRKRVLELMESMRLPDPAKHARAYPHQLSGGQRQRVMIAMALALGPALLIADEPTTALDVTTQAQILKLIKDLRQNHQAGVLFITHDIGVVADIADRVVVMQSGRVVEQGPASQVLYSPAHPYTAALIAAIPSFTPPERPPAPQREKIVCAENIAKSYGGGWFGKGRRVEALKASNLTLARGETLGVVGESGSGKSTLARVIARLIEPSTGAIHINDTDIAGLTGAHLQPFRKQIQIVFQDPSRSLNPRLRVGDSLTEGPLNFGMARSTALAKAREVAPLVGLSAQSLDRYPHEFSGGQRQRLCIARALMMEPQLLVADEAVSALDMSVQKQVLELLDDVRRKFNLAILFITHDLRVAAQICDRIAVMRQGEIVEMGETKTIFSHPAHQYTRELMEAVPGRKSHLVTRVGV from the coding sequence ATGGCCGCGCTAGTCTTGGAAGTAACGAATCTGTCCGTCCGTTTGCCCTCAGGCGCCGACAGGCTGCATGCGATCGAGAATGCGACATTCGCCGTCGGTGCAGGCGAGATCGTTTGCGTCGTCGGCGAGTCCGGCTCCGGCAAGTCGGTGACCTCGTTCGCCGTTATGGGCCTCCTGCCGCAAACGCTGCGCCAGAATGTGAGCGGGTCCATCAAGCTCTGTGGCGAGGAGCTGGTAGGCGCCGCCCCTGACCGGCTGCGCGCGCTACGCGGCGCGCGCATGTCGATGATCTTTCAGGAGCCGATGACGGCGCTCAATCCGATGGCGCGCGTCGGCGATCAGATCGCGGAAGTGATGACGATCCATGGACGGCGCGCCGGCAGTCGCAAGCGCGTGCTGGAGCTGATGGAGAGCATGCGCTTGCCCGATCCTGCGAAGCACGCGCGCGCTTATCCGCACCAGCTTTCCGGCGGCCAACGGCAGCGCGTGATGATCGCCATGGCGCTCGCGCTCGGTCCGGCGCTCCTTATCGCCGACGAGCCTACCACGGCGCTCGACGTCACAACGCAGGCGCAGATCCTGAAGCTGATCAAAGATCTGCGTCAGAATCATCAGGCTGGCGTCTTGTTCATCACTCATGACATTGGAGTCGTCGCCGACATCGCGGACCGCGTGGTCGTCATGCAGTCGGGCCGGGTCGTCGAGCAGGGGCCGGCGAGTCAAGTTTTGTACAGTCCCGCCCATCCGTATACCGCGGCTCTCATCGCGGCTATTCCTTCATTCACGCCGCCTGAGCGGCCGCCAGCGCCACAGCGCGAGAAAATCGTCTGCGCCGAAAATATCGCAAAATCATACGGCGGGGGATGGTTTGGGAAAGGGCGCCGGGTCGAGGCGCTAAAGGCGTCGAACCTAACGCTCGCGCGTGGCGAAACCTTGGGCGTCGTCGGCGAATCCGGATCAGGGAAGTCGACGCTTGCGCGCGTCATCGCGCGTCTGATCGAGCCAAGCACCGGCGCAATCCACATCAATGACACGGACATCGCAGGCTTGACCGGCGCTCACTTGCAGCCGTTTCGCAAGCAAATCCAGATCGTGTTCCAGGACCCGAGTAGATCGCTCAATCCACGCCTACGCGTTGGCGATTCGCTGACCGAGGGGCCGCTGAACTTCGGGATGGCCCGCTCTACGGCGCTCGCGAAGGCGCGCGAGGTAGCTCCTCTCGTCGGTCTGAGTGCGCAGTCGCTCGATCGCTATCCGCATGAATTCTCCGGAGGGCAGAGACAGCGGCTCTGCATCGCGCGCGCGTTGATGATGGAGCCACAATTGCTCGTGGCTGATGAAGCGGTGTCGGCGCTCGATATGTCCGTGCAGAAGCAAGTGCTTGAGCTTCTCGACGATGTCCGCCGCAAGTTCAATCTCGCGATCTTGTTCATCACCCATGACCTGCGCGTTGCAGCGCAGATCTGCGACAGAATCGCCGTGATGCGCCAGGGCGAGATTGTCGAGATGGGCGAGACAAAGACAATTTTTTCGCACCCCGCGCATCAATATACACGTGAGCTAATGGAAGCGGTGCCTGGCAGAAAATCTCATCTGGTAACGCGAGTTGGTGTGTAA
- a CDS encoding ABC transporter permease, translated as MTAGVAPSLSPVRVIAPPSLLRRIGRQPGAAIGAVVLLLFVVAAIFAPLITGHDPTLLDPLARMKPPTGDHLFGTDRLGRDIFSRTIYSARISLSVASATTVLALLAGAALGMIAGYVRAFDALIMRIMDGVNAIPAVLLGIALMVLSGGAWITLVIAIALPKTPAVVRLIRSVVLTVREEPYIEAAIALGTSTPRILARHVLRNVIAPMIVIGSYVAASAIMAEAMLSFLGAGTPPEIPSWGNMITENRAVFQIAPWGVFFPSIFLGVAVWSVNLVGDGLRDMLDPRLAKGL; from the coding sequence GTGACGGCTGGCGTCGCGCCCTCTCTGTCTCCAGTGCGAGTTATAGCTCCGCCTTCGCTGCTGCGACGCATCGGCCGCCAGCCCGGCGCTGCGATCGGAGCGGTCGTCCTCTTGCTGTTCGTCGTTGCGGCGATTTTCGCCCCCCTCATCACGGGCCATGATCCGACTCTGCTCGATCCGCTGGCGCGGATGAAGCCGCCAACGGGCGATCACCTTTTCGGCACCGATCGTCTTGGCCGCGACATCTTCAGCCGCACAATTTACAGCGCGCGCATCTCGCTCAGCGTGGCCAGCGCCACGACGGTGCTGGCGCTCCTCGCCGGCGCTGCGCTCGGAATGATTGCAGGTTACGTGCGCGCGTTCGATGCGCTGATCATGCGGATCATGGACGGCGTCAACGCCATTCCCGCCGTTCTTCTCGGCATCGCCCTCATGGTGCTGTCCGGCGGCGCCTGGATCACGCTTGTCATTGCCATCGCGCTGCCGAAGACACCGGCGGTGGTCCGGCTCATTCGCAGCGTCGTGCTGACTGTTCGCGAAGAACCTTACATCGAGGCGGCGATCGCGCTCGGAACGTCAACGCCGCGCATTCTCGCGCGCCATGTGCTGCGCAACGTGATCGCGCCGATGATCGTGATCGGGAGCTACGTTGCTGCGTCCGCTATTATGGCCGAGGCCATGTTGAGCTTTCTCGGCGCCGGCACGCCGCCGGAGATTCCAAGCTGGGGCAACATGATCACCGAGAATCGCGCCGTGTTTCAGATTGCGCCTTGGGGCGTGTTCTTCCCGTCGATTTTTCTTGGGGTTGCCGTCTGGTCAGTTAACCTTGTGGGCGATGGCCTACGCGACATGCTCGATCCGCGCCTCGCGAAGGGTTTGTGA
- a CDS encoding ABC transporter permease, whose amino-acid sequence MFSFLARRLASTIPVLLVVGVFIFLLLRLSPGDPATVLAGDQATPEQIEAVRRNLGLDQSLLIQFFGWLKRVLAGDLGQSLFSNIAVMDLVLQRLGPTIALALATIALAVLIGVPLGVLAAWKVGRWPDQLVMAIASAGFSIPLFIFAFGLIWLFGLKLRWLPVQGYSPPSAGVGPFLASLVLPAVALSVVYLALIARITRATIVELLNDDFIRTAEAKGASHSRIMIKHALRNAAVPILTVVGVSFSMLLGGVVVTENIFNIPGVGRLVADAILKRDYPIVQGVVLLFAGFYVVLNLVIDLCYAALDPRVRL is encoded by the coding sequence ATGTTCTCCTTTCTCGCCCGACGTCTGGCGTCGACCATCCCGGTTCTGCTGGTCGTCGGCGTCTTTATCTTTCTTCTTCTGCGGCTGAGCCCCGGCGACCCTGCTACCGTTCTCGCCGGCGATCAGGCGACGCCTGAACAGATCGAAGCGGTGCGACGTAATCTCGGCCTCGATCAATCGCTGCTGATTCAGTTTTTTGGCTGGCTGAAACGGGTACTCGCTGGCGATCTTGGTCAGTCACTTTTCTCCAACATCGCCGTTATGGATCTCGTCTTGCAACGCCTAGGTCCGACCATCGCGCTGGCGCTTGCCACCATCGCACTCGCGGTCTTGATCGGCGTGCCGCTTGGCGTGCTCGCAGCATGGAAAGTGGGACGCTGGCCAGATCAACTCGTCATGGCGATTGCGTCGGCTGGTTTTTCGATTCCGCTGTTCATTTTCGCATTTGGCCTGATTTGGCTGTTCGGCCTCAAACTTCGTTGGCTGCCCGTGCAAGGTTATTCGCCGCCTTCCGCGGGCGTCGGTCCCTTTCTCGCTAGCCTTGTACTTCCCGCGGTCGCGCTCTCGGTTGTATATCTTGCGCTGATCGCGCGGATCACGCGCGCTACCATAGTCGAACTGCTGAACGACGATTTTATCCGCACAGCGGAGGCGAAGGGCGCATCTCACAGCCGCATCATGATCAAGCACGCGTTACGCAACGCGGCCGTTCCGATTCTGACCGTGGTTGGCGTGAGCTTCTCGATGTTGCTTGGCGGCGTGGTCGTCACCGAGAACATCTTCAATATCCCTGGCGTCGGGCGTCTTGTCGCCGACGCGATTCTCAAGCGCGATTATCCGATCGTGCAAGGCGTCGTGCTGCTCTTCGCCGGATTCTATGTTGTTCTCAATCTGGTGATCGATTTGTGTTACGCCGCTCTCGATCCAAGGGTTCGACTGTGA
- a CDS encoding ABC transporter substrate-binding protein, translating into MTRNFGYLVFDTLFAMDADMRPQPQMVKSYDLSADGLTYAFTLRDGLKWHDGAPVKAEDCVASLLRWWQKDQMGQRIKARAVSLETIDDKTFRLVLKEPFGLTIDALAQMDVYVPFIMPKRIAETPPSKVINEVVGSGPFKFVAKEWQPGAKLVFEKNADYVSRPEPMSGLSGGKTPKLDRIEWIIIKDPQTQVSALAAGEIDMIERVPFDLLPMIKETPKLKIEALSTYGDQLMLRMNHKMPPFDKQEVRQAVEIAQDQKTYMEAVVGAPDGYQLCNSIFTCGSGYATEVGTQLLAKGDKAKARELLIKGGYAGQKVVILQPTDNPIFSTASLVAAQTLRQIGMNVEVQAMDWPTLQQRRAKDAPLDQGGWSLFFTSGPGVAIASPLTNPLLPASCEKAWAGWPCDSEAERLMDAFVKAPGAAQRKELAAAVQTRSLEIVTYIPLGQMNYTTGYRDVVKGVRKAAFFTFWGVSIDR; encoded by the coding sequence GTGACGCGCAATTTTGGCTATCTCGTCTTCGACACGCTCTTTGCGATGGACGCCGACATGCGGCCCCAGCCGCAGATGGTGAAGTCCTACGATCTGAGCGCTGATGGTCTGACCTACGCCTTCACGTTGAGGGACGGCTTGAAATGGCATGACGGCGCGCCGGTCAAAGCGGAGGACTGCGTCGCTTCGTTGTTGCGCTGGTGGCAGAAAGATCAGATGGGGCAGCGCATCAAGGCGCGCGCCGTTTCGCTTGAGACGATCGACGACAAGACGTTTCGGCTCGTTCTCAAGGAGCCTTTCGGCCTGACGATCGACGCTCTGGCGCAGATGGACGTCTATGTGCCGTTTATAATGCCGAAGCGCATCGCTGAAACGCCACCCAGCAAGGTGATCAACGAAGTTGTCGGCTCCGGGCCGTTCAAATTCGTCGCCAAGGAGTGGCAGCCCGGCGCGAAGCTCGTTTTTGAAAAGAACGCGGACTATGTGTCGCGGCCGGAACCAATGTCTGGATTATCGGGAGGCAAGACGCCCAAGCTCGACCGCATCGAGTGGATCATCATCAAAGATCCGCAGACGCAGGTTTCAGCGCTCGCCGCTGGCGAGATCGACATGATTGAACGCGTGCCGTTCGATCTTTTGCCCATGATCAAGGAAACGCCGAAGCTGAAGATTGAGGCGCTGAGCACCTATGGCGATCAGCTCATGCTTCGCATGAATCACAAGATGCCACCGTTCGACAAGCAGGAGGTCCGCCAGGCGGTCGAGATCGCCCAAGATCAGAAAACTTATATGGAGGCGGTTGTCGGCGCGCCTGACGGCTATCAACTCTGCAACTCCATTTTCACCTGTGGTTCGGGCTATGCGACGGAGGTCGGAACGCAGCTGCTCGCCAAGGGCGATAAAGCCAAGGCGCGCGAACTTCTGATCAAAGGTGGATACGCCGGCCAGAAGGTCGTCATCTTGCAGCCGACCGACAATCCGATCTTCTCGACGGCGTCGCTGGTGGCGGCGCAGACCCTCCGTCAGATTGGCATGAATGTGGAGGTGCAGGCGATGGACTGGCCGACCCTTCAGCAAAGACGCGCCAAGGACGCGCCGCTCGATCAGGGCGGCTGGAGCCTGTTTTTCACGTCAGGCCCCGGTGTCGCCATCGCCTCGCCGCTAACCAATCCGCTCTTGCCCGCCTCTTGCGAAAAGGCCTGGGCAGGTTGGCCGTGCGACAGCGAAGCGGAACGGCTCATGGACGCGTTCGTCAAAGCGCCAGGGGCGGCCCAGCGCAAGGAATTGGCTGCCGCCGTCCAGACGCGGTCTCTGGAAATCGTGACCTATATTCCGCTTGGCCAGATGAATTACACCACAGGCTACCGGGATGTCGTGAAGGGCGTGCGCAAGGCCGCGTTCTTCACCTTCTGGGGCGTCTCGATCGATCGGTGA
- a CDS encoding amidase, whose product MTDLCDLSAVDARALIGAKRLSPVELVESCIRRIEAVDPAINAMVARDFDGARAAARLSEAQVMKGETLGPLHGLPLGVKDLIDASGLPTTYGSPLFADNVATDDTGAVASLRRAGAIVIGKTNTPEWGAGANTRNVVYGATGNPFDPTRSAAGSSGGSAAALAAGMVPIATGSDTGGSLRNPAGFCGVVGFRPTPGLVPGEKRDMAWIQLSTLGPMARTVADAALMLSAMASQDARDPLSPAISGAPRDFSMYASLRPADLSRLRVASTPDFGFAPTEKLIADTLKEKVGLFGSLFAKLDEATPDCSGADEAFEVLRAVLFLGRHRKLMNERPEMFGPNVRANIEEGLRYSAANVADAFALQTALYRRWQEFFTRYDILLAPSVTISPRPWRELYPTEIDGKPTRTYFHWLALAYAVTLAGHPTLSLPVGLDKAGMPFGLQIIGPRGGDAQVLSVALALEREFAGDNRLARPLPSIEKLAAAQPISAMEGFKDFG is encoded by the coding sequence ATGACTGACCTTTGCGATCTCTCCGCCGTCGATGCGCGCGCGCTGATAGGGGCGAAGCGCCTCTCGCCGGTCGAGCTTGTCGAAAGCTGCATCCGTCGCATCGAGGCTGTCGATCCCGCGATCAACGCCATGGTGGCGCGCGATTTCGACGGCGCGCGCGCGGCCGCGCGCCTGAGCGAGGCGCAGGTGATGAAGGGCGAAACGCTCGGGCCGCTGCATGGTCTGCCGCTCGGCGTGAAGGACCTGATCGACGCCAGCGGCCTGCCGACCACCTATGGCAGCCCGCTCTTCGCTGACAATGTTGCGACAGACGATACCGGCGCTGTGGCGTCGCTGCGCAGGGCGGGCGCGATCGTCATCGGCAAGACCAACACGCCGGAATGGGGCGCGGGCGCGAACACCCGCAACGTCGTCTATGGCGCGACCGGCAATCCCTTCGATCCCACGCGGTCGGCGGCGGGATCGTCAGGCGGCTCGGCGGCGGCGCTGGCGGCCGGCATGGTTCCGATCGCGACCGGCTCCGACACCGGCGGCTCGCTGCGCAATCCCGCCGGTTTCTGCGGCGTGGTCGGCTTCCGCCCGACGCCGGGGCTGGTGCCTGGCGAGAAGCGCGACATGGCCTGGATCCAGCTCTCGACGCTGGGTCCGATGGCGCGCACGGTCGCCGATGCCGCGCTCATGCTGTCGGCCATGGCCTCGCAGGATGCGCGCGATCCGCTGAGCCCGGCCATCTCAGGCGCGCCGCGCGATTTCTCGATGTACGCTTCGCTGCGTCCCGCTGACCTCTCGCGATTGCGCGTGGCGTCGACGCCGGATTTCGGCTTCGCGCCGACGGAAAAACTGATCGCGGACACGCTGAAGGAAAAAGTCGGCCTCTTCGGCTCGCTGTTTGCGAAACTCGACGAGGCGACGCCCGACTGTTCGGGCGCGGACGAAGCCTTCGAGGTGCTGCGCGCGGTTCTCTTCCTCGGCCGTCACCGCAAGCTCATGAATGAGCGGCCCGAGATGTTCGGCCCGAACGTGCGCGCGAATATCGAGGAAGGTCTTCGCTATTCTGCCGCCAATGTCGCCGACGCGTTTGCGTTGCAGACGGCGCTCTATCGCCGCTGGCAGGAGTTCTTCACGCGCTATGATATTCTGCTCGCGCCTTCCGTGACGATCAGCCCGCGCCCGTGGCGCGAGCTTTATCCCACCGAGATCGACGGCAAGCCGACGCGCACCTACTTCCATTGGCTGGCGCTGGCCTACGCCGTCACGCTCGCCGGCCATCCCACGCTGTCGCTGCCTGTCGGCCTCGACAAGGCCGGCATGCCGTTCGGATTGCAGATCATCGGCCCGCGCGGCGGCGATGCGCAGGTGCTGTCCGTCGCGCTGGCGCTGGAGCGTGAATTCGCCGGCGACAACAGGCTGGCGCGGCCCCTGCCATCGATTGAAAAACTCGCTGCGGCGCAGCCGATTTCGGCGATGGAGGGATTCAAGGATTTCGGCTGA
- a CDS encoding TetR/AcrR family transcriptional regulator, with amino-acid sequence MARKDKSVQIKRRAGDDDAAVSSRGDQLSKTRKAKRGSVAGQGLSKEIVLQAALNLIDKHGLDGFSMRVLAQDLDVYPTAIYWYVANKNALLAEVVGLALNALMPSAPPRDWERFLTELFQRYRAAIRKHPNIAPLIGAQLVSNAGVDFGLVDRIVEALSEAGFSGDGLLSAFDVVIASMVGFVTMEFANLPAEDASRWADAMREKIDAIDESSFPHLHRYKRKFANRHFMLRWESGVTVPLDHSFNAYVEAALNGLKQLRRV; translated from the coding sequence GTGGCGCGCAAGGACAAATCGGTGCAAATCAAAAGACGAGCCGGCGATGACGACGCGGCCGTGAGCAGCAGAGGCGATCAATTGTCAAAGACGCGCAAGGCAAAGAGGGGCTCCGTCGCCGGGCAAGGATTGAGCAAGGAGATCGTGCTTCAGGCCGCGCTCAACCTGATCGACAAACATGGGCTCGACGGCTTCAGCATGCGTGTCCTCGCCCAGGATCTCGATGTCTATCCAACAGCGATCTACTGGTATGTTGCCAACAAAAATGCGCTCCTGGCGGAGGTGGTCGGCCTTGCGCTGAATGCTCTCATGCCATCGGCGCCGCCCCGCGACTGGGAACGGTTTTTGACCGAACTCTTCCAGCGATATCGCGCCGCCATCCGGAAGCATCCTAACATCGCGCCGCTGATAGGCGCGCAACTGGTCTCCAACGCCGGCGTCGATTTTGGGTTGGTGGACAGAATTGTCGAGGCGTTGAGTGAGGCTGGATTTTCAGGAGACGGCTTGCTAAGCGCGTTCGACGTGGTGATCGCGTCTATGGTTGGCTTCGTCACCATGGAGTTCGCCAATCTCCCCGCCGAGGATGCGTCGCGTTGGGCCGATGCGATGCGGGAGAAGATTGACGCAATCGATGAGAGTTCCTTTCCGCATCTTCACCGTTACAAGCGGAAATTTGCGAATCGGCACTTCATGCTGCGCTGGGAGAGTGGCGTAACCGTTCCCCTCGACCACAGCTTCAACGCTTATGTCGAAGCTGCCCTTAACGGCCTCAAGCAGCTTCGCCGTGTTTGA
- a CDS encoding aspartate aminotransferase family protein has translation MSLRATACISYKKIVVHCTGYGALAQSSSVSLAPFSVVDAFAIARADYIKRNPRSQERLLAAADAMPGGNTRSSLYHDPFPLCMVRGSGCRLTDVDGHEYIDFLGEFTAGIFGHSPPALIAAIKTALDDGINLSSHNQIEGRLSALICARFPSMDLLRFTNSGTEANLMALAAAVAFTGRRKILVFENGYHGGVLTFPKGGSPVTVPHQFLVAPYNDLAAAMELIDAHRSDLAAILVEPMLGAGGCVPATCEFLALLRDAADDVGAVLIFDEIQTSRLSEGGRQAQIGVIPDMTTIGKFFGGGLAFGCFGGRRDIMALFDPRRPNALTHAGTFNNNTLTMAAGAAAVSTLLTPENLASVNQRGDVFRDQMNNVFESLGAPFYVTGLGSLMNIHPKPHLGSIELWRKLLFFDLAERGVYIAARGLIALSFPIGDDETAMFLEALRGFVDRRAALFQLANADDPSASPRSLVCEHVNHEQLTL, from the coding sequence TTGTCCTTGCGCGCCACTGCTTGTATATCGTACAAGAAAATCGTTGTACATTGTACAGGATACGGCGCATTGGCTCAGTCCTCCTCGGTCTCACTTGCACCGTTCTCTGTCGTGGACGCATTCGCTATCGCGCGCGCGGATTACATCAAAAGGAACCCGCGCAGTCAGGAGCGCCTCCTCGCAGCGGCAGACGCTATGCCCGGCGGCAATACACGCAGTTCGCTCTATCACGACCCGTTTCCGCTCTGCATGGTTCGCGGCTCCGGTTGCAGGCTGACCGATGTCGACGGTCACGAATACATTGATTTCCTCGGCGAATTTACGGCAGGCATTTTCGGACACTCGCCGCCGGCCTTGATAGCGGCGATCAAGACCGCTCTCGATGACGGCATCAACCTCTCATCACATAACCAGATCGAAGGCCGATTGTCGGCGCTGATTTGTGCGCGGTTCCCGTCCATGGACCTGCTCCGCTTTACCAATTCCGGAACCGAAGCCAACCTGATGGCGCTGGCGGCCGCCGTAGCGTTCACTGGAAGACGCAAGATTCTCGTTTTCGAGAACGGCTATCATGGCGGCGTCCTCACTTTTCCCAAGGGCGGATCGCCAGTTACGGTTCCCCATCAGTTTCTTGTTGCGCCCTATAACGACCTCGCGGCAGCAATGGAGTTGATTGATGCGCACCGCTCCGATCTCGCCGCTATTCTGGTCGAGCCAATGCTGGGCGCAGGCGGGTGCGTTCCCGCGACATGCGAGTTTCTCGCGTTGCTTCGCGACGCCGCGGACGATGTAGGCGCGGTGCTGATCTTTGACGAAATCCAGACATCGCGACTGTCGGAAGGCGGTCGGCAGGCGCAGATTGGCGTCATCCCGGATATGACGACGATCGGCAAATTCTTTGGCGGCGGGCTCGCCTTCGGCTGTTTCGGCGGACGACGCGACATCATGGCGTTGTTCGATCCGCGCCGTCCGAACGCGTTGACGCATGCCGGCACATTCAACAATAACACGCTGACGATGGCGGCCGGCGCCGCAGCCGTCAGCACGCTCCTCACACCCGAGAATCTCGCTTCCGTGAATCAGCGAGGCGACGTCTTCCGCGATCAGATGAATAATGTGTTCGAGTCCCTCGGTGCACCGTTTTATGTGACGGGACTTGGTTCATTGATGAACATCCATCCGAAGCCGCATCTCGGAAGCATCGAGTTGTGGCGGAAACTGCTGTTCTTCGATCTCGCGGAGCGAGGCGTCTATATCGCCGCGCGTGGCCTGATCGCGCTGTCGTTTCCAATCGGTGACGACGAAACGGCGATGTTCCTGGAGGCTCTCCGTGGTTTTGTCGATCGGCGCGCGGCGCTTTTCCAGTTAGCAAACGCGGATGATCCGTCCGCCTCGCCGCGCAGCCTCGTCTGCGAGCATGTGAACCATGAGCAACTCACCCTTTAA
- a CDS encoding IS5 family transposase (programmed frameshift) — protein sequence MRSNLFWLSDDQWAQIEPHLPTDVRGKDRVDDRRVISGILHVLKSGCRWCDCPPEYGPPTTIYNRFVRWAERGVWERLFRKLAARGRSTETQMIDSTHIKAHRSASGGKGGSKKQAIGRSRGGRNTKIHAIADAKGRLLSILLTSGEAHDCPPAKRLIRRAKPARKLLGDKAYDSAELRSWLKQRGSRAVIPNKSNRKQPFTFDRMSYKQRHRIENAFCRLKDFRRIATRYDRRARNFLASICLVAAVAW from the exons ATGCGATCCAATCTGTTTTGGCTGAGCGATGATCAGTGGGCTCAAATTGAGCCGCACCTGCCGACTGATGTGCGCGGAAAGGATCGTGTTGACGATCGCCGGGTGATCAGTGGCATCCTGCACGTCCTCAAAAGCGGCTGCCGATGGTGTGACTGCCCGCCCGAGTACGGCCCGCCAACAACGATCTACAATCGCTTTGTTCGTTGGGCGGAACGCGGCGTATGGGAAAGGCTGTTCCGCAAGCTTGCCGCGCGCGGTCGATCGACGGAAACCCAAATGATCGACTCGACCCATATCAAGGCTCACCGCTCGGCGTCGGGCGGAAAGGGGGGGAGCAAAA AGCAGGCAATTGGCCGCTCGCGCGGCGGGCGAAATACGAAAATCCACGCAATCGCAGATGCTAAAGGCCGTCTTCTTTCCATCCTTCTGACCAGTGGCGAAGCGCACGATTGCCCGCCGGCGAAGCGCTTGATCCGTCGCGCCAAGCCGGCCAGAAAGCTGCTCGGCGACAAGGCCTACGACAGCGCCGAATTGCGGAGCTGGCTCAAGCAGCGCGGATCCAGAGCTGTTATTCCCAACAAGTCGAACCGCAAACAACCATTCACCTTCGACAGAATGTCTTACAAACAGCGACACCGCATCGAGAACGCCTTCTGCCGCCTCAAGGATTTTCGCCGCATCGCCACTCGCTACGACAGACGGGCCAGAAATTTCCTCGCATCCATTTGCCTCGTCGCCGCCGTCGCGTGGTAG
- the groES gene encoding co-chaperone GroES, which produces MTFRPLHDRVAVRRLEAEEKTKGGIIIPDNAKEKPQEGEIVAAGSGARDETGRLVPLAVKQGDKVLFGKWSGTEVKIDGQELLIMKETDIMGVIG; this is translated from the coding sequence ATGACATTCCGGCCTCTGCACGACCGCGTCGCTGTTCGTCGACTCGAAGCCGAAGAGAAGACCAAGGGCGGCATCATCATTCCGGACAACGCCAAGGAGAAGCCGCAGGAGGGCGAAATCGTCGCCGCAGGCTCGGGCGCCAGGGATGAAACCGGCAGGCTCGTGCCTCTTGCGGTGAAGCAGGGCGACAAAGTGCTATTCGGAAAATGGTCAGGCACTGAGGTCAAGATCGATGGGCAGGAGCTCCTGATCATGAAGGAGACGGACATTATGGGCGTCATCGGCTGA